The Gemmatimonadota bacterium genome has a segment encoding these proteins:
- a CDS encoding sugar phosphate isomerase/epimerase, whose protein sequence is MKLGCQARSFGKGIYPSEADFLSVVRQIGNLCFKGLEANWKNLERYFQDPEAFKRILSETNLELIGAHYGAAHWDESSRKQIRTEGSQIADFVSAVGGRYIVCSGRRPTRGSVPDEMWEKTAEGLNLLCEHCAPKGVQLAYHNHWWESEQEGLVKLAAYTEPSYIGFAFDTGHHIRAGKDAIALVRELSDRLHIIHLADHSEDAAGNALRPQLGTGVLDLSALKDALQGFTGWLVLEEENNAPSPEAQVAECIEVMRRLIK, encoded by the coding sequence ATGAAACTCGGATGTCAGGCGAGATCATTCGGCAAAGGTATATACCCCAGCGAAGCGGACTTCCTCTCAGTGGTTCGCCAGATCGGAAATCTGTGTTTCAAGGGACTGGAAGCAAATTGGAAAAATCTGGAGCGCTATTTTCAAGACCCCGAAGCATTCAAACGCATCCTATCCGAAACCAATCTCGAACTGATTGGCGCGCATTACGGTGCCGCACACTGGGATGAATCCTCGCGCAAACAAATCAGAACTGAGGGCAGTCAGATTGCCGACTTCGTATCCGCAGTTGGCGGACGATACATTGTTTGTAGCGGACGGCGTCCAACTCGGGGATCCGTGCCAGACGAAATGTGGGAAAAAACCGCAGAAGGCCTGAATCTCCTGTGCGAACACTGCGCGCCTAAAGGCGTCCAACTCGCCTATCACAACCACTGGTGGGAATCTGAACAAGAGGGACTGGTCAAACTTGCGGCGTATACCGAACCGTCATACATCGGATTCGCCTTTGACACCGGGCACCACATACGGGCGGGCAAAGACGCAATCGCATTGGTCAGAGAACTCTCAGACAGACTACACATCATCCACCTCGCGGACCATTCAGAAGACGCTGCAGGCAATGCCCTTCGACCTCAACTGGGCACGGGCGTATTAGACCTATCAGCATTGAAAGACGCGCTACAAGGATTCACGGGCTGGCTTGTTTTAGAAGAAGAAAACAACGCCCCATCCCCAGAGGCACAGGTAGCCGAATGCATTGAGGTGATGCGTAGATTAATAAAATGA